From a single Rhodospirillales bacterium genomic region:
- the phbB gene encoding acetoacetyl-CoA reductase: MGRVALVTGGTRGIGRAISIALKDAGHKVAANYGGNDEAAKAFTAETGVKAYKFDVGDFQACADSVKRIEADLGPVDILVNNAGITRDTMFHKMKPEQWSAVIRTDLDSLFNVTRQVIEGMRERGFGRIINIGSVNGQKGQMGQSNYSSAKSGLYGFTKALALENANKGITVNAIAPGYIATEMVQAVPEEIIKTKIIPQIPVGRLGHAEEIARCVLFLAADDAGFITGSTLTANGGQYLI, encoded by the coding sequence ATGGGACGTGTCGCGCTGGTTACCGGCGGAACCCGAGGCATTGGCCGGGCCATTTCGATCGCGCTGAAGGACGCCGGCCACAAGGTCGCCGCCAACTACGGCGGCAACGACGAAGCGGCCAAGGCCTTCACCGCCGAAACCGGCGTCAAGGCCTACAAATTCGACGTCGGCGACTTCCAGGCGTGCGCGGATTCGGTGAAAAGAATCGAGGCCGACCTCGGCCCGGTCGACATCCTGGTCAACAACGCCGGTATCACCCGCGACACCATGTTCCACAAGATGAAGCCGGAACAATGGTCGGCGGTGATCCGCACCGACCTCGACAGCCTGTTCAACGTCACCCGCCAGGTGATCGAAGGCATGCGCGAGCGCGGCTTCGGCCGTATCATCAACATCGGTTCGGTCAACGGCCAGAAGGGCCAGATGGGCCAATCCAACTACAGTTCGGCCAAGTCGGGCCTCTACGGCTTTACCAAGGCGCTCGCTCTCGAAAACGCGAACAAGGGCATCACCGTCAACGCCATCGCGCCGGGCTACATCGCGACCGAGATGGTCCAGGCGGTGCCCGAAGAAATCATCAAGACCAAGATCATTCCGCAAATTCCGGTCGGACGGCTCGGCCACGCCGAGGAAATCGCCCGTTGCGTGCTGTTCCTCGCCGCCGACGACGCCGGCTTCATCACCGGCTCGACGCTGACCGCCAACGGCGGGCAGTATTTGATCTAG